CCGAAAACCAACGCGCTCGGTCCGGGGCCGGAGGTCATGGCCGCCAATACGCTGGAAGGCAACGACGTCTACAACGCGGCGGGCGAGAGCCTGGGCGACGTCAAGGCCATCATGATCGATGTGCCGCGCGGCCGGGTGGCCTACGCGGTGCTGGCGCGCGGCGGCGTGCTGGGCATGGGCGAAAAGCTGTTCGCCATTCCCTGGCACGCGCTGACGCTGGATACC
The window above is part of the Achromobacter deleyi genome. Proteins encoded here:
- a CDS encoding PRC-barrel domain-containing protein — translated: MEHQSNIVGGPKTNALGPGPEVMAANTLEGNDVYNAAGESLGDVKAIMIDVPRGRVAYAVLARGGVLGMGEKLFAIPWHALTLDTDRKCFVLNVDKETLKNAPGFDKDNWPSMADETWARDLHKYYNQDVYW